In Papaver somniferum cultivar HN1 chromosome 1, ASM357369v1, whole genome shotgun sequence, a genomic segment contains:
- the LOC113283437 gene encoding protein S-acyltransferase 8-like isoform X2 — MAKRVYQVWKGSNKFFFGGRLVFGPDAKSLLVTVLLILIPSVLFCTLVVRHIRHEFNNAGYAILVVAILLAIYVLGLLLVTSARDPGIVPRASHPPEEDFNYESSASVDASGRHTPSLQFPRTKEVHVNGMVVRVKYCDTCMLYRPPRCSHCSICNNCVEKFDHHCPWVGQCIGMRNYRYFFMFVSSATILCIYVFSISALYIKILMNRDQGTVWRAMKESPASVVLMAYCFISLWFVGGLTGFHLYLIGTNQTTYENFRYRADSRLNVYNRGCVNNFIEVFCTAIKPSKNKFRSFVQQEVQRQPTTRTREPEAADEAGVGPRSKIEDDLELGGDLLKISQRRNVDANNDDFDIRSRGSNVGRRDSSDTADLSLDQQNPSVQSDARHSSWGRRSGSWEIAPDVAAMTAAAAQNRSNNNQ, encoded by the exons ATGGCCAAGCGAGTTTATCAAGTTTGGAAAGGAAGTAAT AAATTTTTCTTTGGAGGGAGATTGGTGTTTGGACCAGATGCGAAATCATTGCTTGTGACTGTACTGCTTATCCTCATTCCTTCTGTTCTCTTTTGCACACTTGTTGTCAGACATATTCGGCATGAGTTTAATAATGCGGGATATGCGATTCTGGTGGTAGCTATTCTTCTTGCTATTTAT GTATTGGGGCTTCTGCTTGTTACCTCAGCCAGAGACCCAGGTATTGTTCCAAGGGCTTCACATCCACCTGAGGAAGACTTTAATTATGAGTCATCTGCGTCTGTTGATGCCAGCGGACGACATACTCCAAGCCTACAGTTTCCCAGGACAAAAGAAGTTCATGTAAACGGCATGGTTGTTAGGGTCAAGTATTGCGATACATGCATGCTGTATCGTCCTCCTCGTTGCTCTCATTGCTCCATATGCAATAATTGTGTGGAGAAATTCGATCACCATTGCCCTTGGGTAGGGCAGTGTATTGGGATG CGTAATTATCGGTACTTCTTTATGTTTGTTTCGTCTGCAACTATTCTTTGCATCTACGTATTCTCGATATCTGCATTGTACATAAAGATTCTCATGAATAGAGACCAAGGAACTGTTTGGAGGGCAATGAAGGAATCTCCTGCATCAGTGGTACTGATGGCGTATTGTTTTATATCTCTCTGGTTTGTTGGTGGTCTCACCGGCTTCCATTTATACCTTATTGGCACAAACCAg ACAACGTACGAGAATTTCCGATACAGAGCTGACAGCAGGCTAAATGTCTATAACCGGGGTTGTGTTAATAACTTCATTGAAGTATTCTGCACGGCGATAAAGCCATCAAAGAACAAATTCCGTTCATTTGTTCAACAAGAGGTGCAAAGGCAGCCTACAACTCGTACACGTGAACCAGAAGCAGCAGATGAAGCTGGTGTTGGACCACGTTCAAAGATAGAAGACGATCTAGAACTAGGTGGTGATCTTTTGAAAATTTCCCAGAGACGAAACGTTGATGCAAACAATGATGATTTTGATATACGCAGCAGAGGGAGCAATGTAG GTCGCCGTGATTCATCAGATACTGCTGATTTGTCCTTGGATCAGCAAAATCCTAGTGTTCAGTCAGATGCACGGCATTCTAGTTGGGGAAGAAGAAGCGGAAGCTGGGAGATAGCTCCAGATGTTGCTGCAATGACTGCAGCAGCTGCACAAAACAGAAGCAATAATAACCAGTAA
- the LOC113283437 gene encoding protein S-acyltransferase 8-like isoform X1, whose protein sequence is MAKRVYQVWKGSNKFFFGGRLVFGPDAKSLLVTVLLILIPSVLFCTLVVRHIRHEFNNAGYAILVVAILLAIYVLGLLLVTSARDPGIVPRASHPPEEDFNYESSASVDASGRHTPSLQFPRTKEVHVNGMVVRVKYCDTCMLYRPPRCSHCSICNNCVEKFDHHCPWVGQCIGMRNYRYFFMFVSSATILCIYVFSISALYIKILMNRDQGTVWRAMKESPASVVLMAYCFISLWFVGGLTGFHLYLIGTNQTTYENFRYRADSRLNVYNRGCVNNFIEVFCTAIKPSKNKFRSFVQQEVQRQPTTRTREPEAADEAGVGPRSKIEDDLELGGDLLKISQRRNVDANNDDFDIRSRGSNVGRRDSSDTADLSLDQQNPSVQSDARHSSWGRGSNVGRRDSSDTADLSLDQQNPSVQSDARHSSWGRRSGSWEIAPDVAAMTAAAAQNRSNNNQ, encoded by the exons ATGGCCAAGCGAGTTTATCAAGTTTGGAAAGGAAGTAAT AAATTTTTCTTTGGAGGGAGATTGGTGTTTGGACCAGATGCGAAATCATTGCTTGTGACTGTACTGCTTATCCTCATTCCTTCTGTTCTCTTTTGCACACTTGTTGTCAGACATATTCGGCATGAGTTTAATAATGCGGGATATGCGATTCTGGTGGTAGCTATTCTTCTTGCTATTTAT GTATTGGGGCTTCTGCTTGTTACCTCAGCCAGAGACCCAGGTATTGTTCCAAGGGCTTCACATCCACCTGAGGAAGACTTTAATTATGAGTCATCTGCGTCTGTTGATGCCAGCGGACGACATACTCCAAGCCTACAGTTTCCCAGGACAAAAGAAGTTCATGTAAACGGCATGGTTGTTAGGGTCAAGTATTGCGATACATGCATGCTGTATCGTCCTCCTCGTTGCTCTCATTGCTCCATATGCAATAATTGTGTGGAGAAATTCGATCACCATTGCCCTTGGGTAGGGCAGTGTATTGGGATG CGTAATTATCGGTACTTCTTTATGTTTGTTTCGTCTGCAACTATTCTTTGCATCTACGTATTCTCGATATCTGCATTGTACATAAAGATTCTCATGAATAGAGACCAAGGAACTGTTTGGAGGGCAATGAAGGAATCTCCTGCATCAGTGGTACTGATGGCGTATTGTTTTATATCTCTCTGGTTTGTTGGTGGTCTCACCGGCTTCCATTTATACCTTATTGGCACAAACCAg ACAACGTACGAGAATTTCCGATACAGAGCTGACAGCAGGCTAAATGTCTATAACCGGGGTTGTGTTAATAACTTCATTGAAGTATTCTGCACGGCGATAAAGCCATCAAAGAACAAATTCCGTTCATTTGTTCAACAAGAGGTGCAAAGGCAGCCTACAACTCGTACACGTGAACCAGAAGCAGCAGATGAAGCTGGTGTTGGACCACGTTCAAAGATAGAAGACGATCTAGAACTAGGTGGTGATCTTTTGAAAATTTCCCAGAGACGAAACGTTGATGCAAACAATGATGATTTTGATATACGCAGCAGAGGGAGCAATGTAGGTCGCCGTGATTCATCAGATACTGCTGATTTGTCCTTGGATCAGCAAAATCCTAGTGTTCAGTCAGATGCACGGCATTCTAGTTGGGGAAGAGGGAGCAATGTAGGTCGCCGTGATTCATCAGATACTGCTGATTTGTCCTTGGATCAGCAAAATCCTAGTGTTCAGTCAGATGCACGGCATTCTAGTTGGGGAAGAAGAAGCGGAAGCTGGGAGATAGCTCCAGATGTTGCTGCAATGACTGCAGCAGCTGCACAAAACAGAAGCAATAATAACCAGTAA
- the LOC113287382 gene encoding putative uncharacterized protein DDB_G0282133: protein MMINAIKNPIGCFKNSFNNFELQKEAELLKNQSPSNVYYPNTRNNNNLLISTTNYSYPLTNTSFNTNTNTNTNTTNSANDISYLFQQEDHFNTTNTTTTTDNLNNSNTNPLYPYCSSYSSYTNDYDDDYRPILSTFSSLPVDNEVMIPFNDYEFNTPASTYTPSLKRQRPCVDPLPSFPPSDHFAFNNNDGCYSNPMSNCCCPNSQVDQFLLPSPTNTTGTTTTANEVSIAQPAYANYGGVGFVETSNGKKSDSRYLSAQSVAARERRRKISEKTQQLGKLVPGGSKLNTAEMFHAAYKYIKFLQAQIGALEFMGSVQENKMDCLTPHLGVLLASLPIQEKLYAEEKCLVSSRCGEIMRMN, encoded by the exons ATGATGATTAATGCTATCAAGAATCCAATTGGATGTTTCAAGAACAGTTTCAACAACTTTGAGTTGCAAAAAGAAGCAGAATTACTCAAGAATCAATCCCCTTCAAATGTCTACTACCCCAacaccagaaacaacaacaatCTTCTCATCAGTACTACTAATTACTCATATCCATTGACAAACACTTCCTTCAATACCAATACCAATACCAATACCAATACTACTAATAGTGCTAATGATATTTCATACTTGTTCCAACAAGAAGATCACTTCAACACTACCAATACTACTACTACTACAGATAATCTCAACAACAGCAACACCAATCCTCTTTACCCATACTGCTCTTCTTACTCATCATATAccaatgattatgatgatgattataGACCTATATTGTCTACATTCTCATCATTACCTGTTGATAATGAAGTCATGATCCCATTTAATGATTATGAGTTCAACACACCTGCTAGTACTTACACCCCAAGCCTTAAACGCCAAAGACCCTGCGTCGATCCGCTTCCGAGTTTTCCTCCTTCGGATCATTTTgcattcaacaacaatgatgggTGCTATTCCAATCCTATGAGTAACTGTTGCTGCCCAAATTCTCAGGTGGATCAATTTTTGCTTCCATCGCCAACTAATACTACCGGCACCACTACTACTGCTAATGAGGTTTCAATTGCACAACCGGCTTACGCTAACTATGGAGGTGTCGGTTTTGTTGAgacgagtaatgggaagaaatcTGACAGCAGGTACTTATCGGCACAGAGTGTTGCGGCTAGAGAGAGGAGAAGAAAGATAAGTGAGAAAACGCAGCAACTTGGGAAGTTGGTTCCTGGTGGAAGTAAACTGAATACAGCTGAAATGTTTCATGCTGCTTACAAGTATATCAAGTTTTTGCAAGCTCAAATTGGTGCTCTTGAATTCATGGGCTCAGTTCAG GAAAATAAAATGGATTGTTTAACGCCACATCTGGGAGTTCTATTGGCATCATTACCCATCCAAGAGAAGTTGTATGCTGAGGAAAAGTGTTTGGTCTCGAGTCGCTGCGGTGAAATTATGCGCATGAATTAG